In one Terriglobales bacterium genomic region, the following are encoded:
- a CDS encoding ThiF family adenylyltransferase, with the protein MPTTPESRYSRQELFAGIGAEGQQKLHSARVAIVGCGATGSAVAALLARAGVGSLRIVDRDYVEPSNLQRQSLFDEQDAAESVPKAIAAARKMAASNSEIVVEPEVADLTPANAERLLAGAHLILDGTDNFETRYLINDWAVRDGVPWVYAAAVGSYAVTMNILPTETACLACMFPEPPRGTVETCDTSGIINPAAQLAASLEAAEGLKMLVGARDRLRRTLLSWDVWTNQRSEIDASRRRADCRTCGARDFVHLAGQGRPHITLCGRNSVQIHEGQRPLDFAEMTRRLEPHGRVRHNQFVLKFWRDDYEMTLFPDGRAIIKGTTDTATARSLYARYVGS; encoded by the coding sequence ATGCCCACCACACCGGAAAGTCGCTACTCGCGGCAGGAACTGTTCGCGGGAATAGGCGCCGAGGGCCAACAGAAGTTGCATTCCGCACGGGTCGCCATCGTGGGCTGCGGTGCGACAGGATCCGCCGTGGCCGCCCTGCTGGCTCGCGCCGGTGTGGGCTCTCTGCGCATCGTGGACCGCGACTACGTCGAGCCCAGCAACCTGCAACGGCAGTCACTGTTCGACGAGCAGGACGCTGCGGAGAGCGTGCCCAAGGCCATCGCCGCGGCACGCAAGATGGCGGCCTCCAACTCCGAGATCGTGGTTGAGCCGGAGGTGGCTGATCTCACCCCTGCGAACGCTGAGCGTTTGCTGGCCGGCGCGCACCTCATCCTCGACGGAACCGACAACTTCGAGACCCGCTACCTGATCAACGACTGGGCTGTGCGCGACGGCGTACCGTGGGTGTATGCCGCTGCGGTCGGCAGCTACGCTGTCACCATGAACATCCTGCCGACAGAGACGGCGTGCCTGGCCTGCATGTTTCCCGAGCCGCCCCGCGGGACGGTGGAAACGTGCGATACGTCCGGCATCATCAATCCGGCGGCGCAACTGGCGGCGTCTCTGGAAGCAGCCGAGGGATTGAAGATGCTGGTGGGAGCTCGGGATCGCTTACGGCGTACGTTGCTTTCCTGGGACGTGTGGACGAACCAGCGCTCGGAAATCGATGCCTCCCGTCGCCGCGCGGACTGCCGCACGTGCGGCGCACGCGACTTTGTGCACTTGGCGGGCCAGGGCCGGCCGCATATCACCCTATGCGGACGGAATTCTGTGCAGATTCATGAAGGTCAGCGGCCCCTCGATTTCGCCGAGATGACGCGCCGCCTGGAACCCCACGGGCGGGTGCGCCACAACCAGTTCGTCCTCAAGTTCTGGCGAGACGATTATGAAATGACCCTGTTCCCCGACGGGCGCGCCATCATCAAGGGCACCACGGACACGGCTACGGCGCGAAGCTTGTACGCCCGTTACGTTGGCTCCTAG